A genomic stretch from Armatimonadota bacterium includes:
- a CDS encoding GntR family transcriptional regulator: MQKRSWKAIAGDLEAKIASGELTPGSRMPSGDALADSMGVNRNSVHRALEELQRKGLVVRRQGSGTVVAEVKHKRVGRVALLVDGYSERHNFPSGDLLRGIQDRLGHETTLTIADSRHDPSLEAQQMMRLGAESDGILFYPSDPTKTDGITALLKDKVPMVAIDRLPIGVEVDAVTTENRGAIYKTVRSLIAQGHRRIGFLATYKQNFSSVLERVRGYQDAMTEEGLDAEEYLRWIPEDADPDSKVTVQVVRDTIVSLRAQPNPISALVCLEDSLGCAAMTVCTRLGISVPEDLEIASFNDWHPLSLIQPWNVWRIVQQKYNIGYAAADLLMKRLRTPSRPYEVVRVEAEFVPLDVDFQKNASPTINELIVANEGQKK; the protein is encoded by the coding sequence TTGCAGAAGCGTTCTTGGAAAGCCATTGCCGGTGATTTGGAAGCTAAGATTGCGTCGGGGGAGTTGACCCCGGGCAGTCGGATGCCGAGTGGCGACGCTTTGGCGGACTCCATGGGAGTCAATCGAAACTCCGTTCACCGTGCCCTAGAGGAACTGCAGCGAAAGGGCCTCGTGGTCCGACGTCAGGGCAGCGGTACCGTTGTTGCCGAAGTCAAGCACAAGCGAGTTGGCCGAGTCGCGTTACTCGTTGATGGTTACAGCGAACGCCACAACTTCCCGTCCGGAGACCTATTGCGGGGAATCCAAGATCGACTTGGCCACGAAACGACGCTGACCATCGCCGACAGTCGGCACGATCCATCCCTCGAAGCTCAGCAAATGATGCGCCTTGGGGCGGAATCTGACGGGATTCTCTTCTATCCATCCGACCCAACCAAGACCGACGGCATTACTGCGCTCTTAAAGGACAAGGTTCCCATGGTCGCCATTGACCGCCTCCCGATCGGAGTCGAGGTCGATGCCGTGACGACCGAAAACCGTGGGGCGATCTACAAAACGGTTCGATCCTTGATCGCGCAAGGGCATCGGCGAATCGGATTCCTGGCCACTTATAAGCAGAACTTTAGCTCGGTTCTCGAGCGTGTTCGTGGCTACCAAGACGCCATGACGGAAGAAGGATTGGACGCAGAGGAATACCTGCGCTGGATTCCCGAGGACGCCGATCCAGATTCAAAAGTCACCGTACAGGTTGTGCGCGACACGATTGTCAGCTTGCGAGCCCAGCCGAATCCGATTTCTGCGCTCGTCTGCCTGGAGGACAGTCTGGGGTGTGCGGCGATGACGGTCTGCACGCGCCTCGGGATTTCTGTCCCCGAGGACCTGGAGATCGCCTCCTTTAACGACTGGCATCCCCTTTCCCTGATTCAGCCATGGAATGTTTGGCGGATCGTCCAACAGAAATACAACATCGGCTATGCCGCCGCAGATTTGCTTATGAAGCGCCTTCGCACCCCGAGTCGACCCTATGAGGTCGTCCGTGTTGAAGCTGAATTCGTCCCTCTGGACGTGGATTTCCAAAAGAATGCGTCCCCGACTATCAATGAATTGATCGTGGCCAACGAAGGTCAAAAGAAATGA